The genome window GACCAAACGTTCTGCGAAGCCTTCTTTTTCCAATTCTTGGTTCAAACGATCCACTTGCTCATCTGTCAAAAAGACTTGTCCCTTGCCTTCGATGGCGAAGAAAGATGAGGCATCAAAGATATTCCAGGCAACGGTTTCTTGCTTGTCCTCACGGTAAACGCGTGCCACTTTCCCTTTTCTCTCCACCGCGAGCTTTGCATCTCCACTATTTTTCAAGGTCAGCATCAAGACATCGCCGACTTGTTCTTTGTTGTATGTTACAATCATGATTTTCTCCTATTTTAATCCTGCTAAGAATGCTGTAATCTGCGCTTTGGTTTTCCGATCCCGATTGACAAACCGACCGATTTCCTTATCCTTTTCCAGAACAACCAAACTAGGGATCCCATAAACATCCCAGACTTTCGCCAGATCCATATAGGCATCTCGGTCAATCAAGATAAAGGTAAATTCAGGATTTTCAGTCTCAATCTCCGGCAAAAAAGGCTTGAGGTAACGACAATCCCCACACCAATCTGCTGAAAAGACAAACACTTTCTTGCCATCTTGCTCTACATATGAAGCAATTTCTTCTATAGAACTCGGTATAATCATAGTTTTTCCTCTTCGTAATGCAAGAGACCGTCCTCGTAGACAAAGCGGTAATGGCGCTCATCTTCAAAAATGACACCACCTACTAAGCGCTCTTCACTAGACTCGTAGAGTTCCACATACAGAGTCGCAATCGTCCCCATGGCTTCCATTTGCTCCCGTACTTCTGCTACCAATTCTTCTTGGGTACGAAGACGCTTTTGATCTTTGGCAATTTTATAAACACCGGCCGCAAGAGCTCCTGCACTTGCTAGAGCCAGACTAGACAAAATAATTTTTTTAGCTTTCATAGTGCCTATTGTAACACAAAATAAGCAGAGGGACAACGGTCTAAGCTGGATCTCTCCCTCTGCTTTTTGGGACTGATTTCCATAATAACGCTACCATCCTTGTATAAAAAGTGATAAAATAGCATCAGAAAGAAGGTAACCTATGACTGATTTATTTTCTAAAATCAAAGAAGTAACTGAAATCCCTGCTATCTCAGGTCATGAAGCTCCTGTACGGGATTATTTGCGCCAACAATTGACCCCTCATGTGGACGAAATCGTGACAGATGGTCTCGGTGGGATCTTTGGGGTGAAACACTCAACAGCAGCCGATGCTCCTCGTATCTTAGTAGCTGCCCACATGGACGAAGTTGGTTTTATGATCAGCGAAATCAAAGCTGACGGAACTTTCCGTGTTGTCCCAATCGGAGGTTGGAATCCGATGGTCGTTAGCAGCCAACGCTTCAAACTCTTTACACGTGACGGACGTGAATACCCTGCGATTTCAGGATCTGTTCCTCCTCATTTGACACGTGGAACAGGTGGACCAACCGTACCTGCCATTAGCGACATCGTCTTTGATGCAGGCTTTAGCTCTAAAGCCGAAGCTGAAAGCTATGGGGTCCGTCCTGGAGATACCTTGGTCCCAGATAGCTCTGCGATTCTCACTGCTAATGGTAAAAACGTCATCTCCAAAGCATGGGATAACCGCTACGGCGTCTTGATGGTCAGCGAATTGGCCAAGAGTCTTTCTGGACAAGCCTTAAACAACGAACTCTATGTAGGAGCCAACGTTCAAGAAGAAGTGGGACTTCGTGGAGCCCACACTTCAACCACTAAATTTGATCCTGAAATCTTCCTTGCTGTAGACTGTTCGCCAGCAGCCGATGTCTTTGGAGACCAAGGCGCGATTGGGGAAGGAACACTGCTTCGCTTCTATGATCCAGGTCACATCATGCTACCAAATATGAAAGATTTCTTGCTCACTACTGCTGAAGAAGCAGGTATCAAATTCCAATACTATTGTGCCAAAGGTGGTACCGATGCAGGTGCAGCGCACTTGAAGAACGGCGGAGTCCCATCAACCACTATTGGTGTCTGTGCACGTTACATCCACTCTCACCAAACCCTCTATGCCATGGATGATTTCTTGCAAGCGCAAGCCTTCTTACAAGCATTGGTTAAGAAATTGGATCGCTCTACAGTTGATTTGATCAAACACTATTAAACAACATCTATCACGAAGCCCCGTAAGGGGCTTTCAGATCGAGGATAAAATCCTCTTAAAAACTTTCCTTAGGTGAGTACGGACGTCTGCGAACTTCTCCGAAGTTCCAAGACTAATTATTGAGCCTGAGGTCTCAATAATTCCGAGTGCCTGAAACTGAGTCGTTTCAGGCACTTTTCTCACAGCGGAAAGTTTAAGTACACCCTGCAATGACCTTAATAGACTACCTCATTTTATTTGTTTAGCATCACTTAGGTTATTTTATGTAAAAAATATGCCTGAACAATCAAATTCTATGATGTCTAACCTCATCTTAGGAAAGTATCTTAGAATATTTTATCTTCCATCTGTTTTCTGATATAATATGAAAGAATGAAATGGTAGGGACGGAACACTCATCCTTGGATTTGTGTGGCAGGCCCTTCCCTTATATACAGGAGTTTTACATGAAAAAACAAGCTTTTAGTTCTGAAAAGTATTTGAACTTGCAACGTGACCACATTATTGAGCGGATCAACCAATTCGATGGCAAGCTCTACCTTGAATTTGGTGGTAAGATGTTAGAAGACTTCCACGCTGCTCGTGTCCTCCCTGGATACGAACCAGACAATAAGATCAAGTTGCTCCAAGAATTGCGCGACCAAGTGGAAATTGTCATTGCCATCAATGCCAACAATATTGAGCACTCAAAAGCCCGTGGGGATCTAGGAATTTCTTATGATCAAGAAGTGCTACGTTTGATCGACAAATTCAATGAATTGGGGATCTTTGTAGGCTCTGTTGTCATCACCCAATATGCTGGACAAGCTGCAGCAGACGCCTTTCGCAAACAACTGGACAAGAGCGGCATCGCCTCTTATCTCCACTATCCGATCAAGGGCTATCCGACCGATATGGACCACATCATCTCTCCTGAAGGGATGGGGAAAAATGACTACATCAAGACTAGCCGCAATTTGGTCGTTGTAACGGCTCCTGGACCTGGTTCTGGTAAGCTGGCAACTTGTATGTCCAATATGTACCATGACCAATTAAATGGGATCAAATCAGGTTATGCTAAGTTTGAAACCTTCCCAGTATGGAATCTTCCTTTGCACCACCCAGTTAACTTGGCTTATGAAGCAGCGACTGCAGATCTAGACGATGTCAATATGATCGATCCTTTCCACCTCCAAACCTACGGGGAAACAACGGTCAATTACAACCGCGATATCGAAATCTTCCCTGTCTTGAAGCGCATGTTGGAACGCATCTTAGGAACCTCTCCTTACGCGTCTCCAACAGACATGGGCGTCAACATGGTTGGCTTTGCCATTGTGGACAATGACGCTGCGATTGAAGCTTCCCAACAAGAAATCATCCGTCGCTATTACCAAACTATCTTGGATGTTAAAGCAGAGCGTGTCGGTGAAGGAGCTGTCAAGAAGATTGAGCTCTTGATGAATGATTTGGGCATTACTCCAAATGACCGGAAAGTGACTGTTCTTGCTCGTCAAAAAGAAGAAGAAACAGGTGAGCCAGCCTTGGCCCTTGAATTGCCAAACGGCGAGATGGTAACCGGAAAAACCTCTGATCTCTTTGGCCCAACCGCAGCCCTCTTGATCAATGCGATCAAGAAATTGGCGCATATTGATAAAGAAACCAAATTAATCGAGCCAGAATACGTCCAACCTATCCAAGGCTTGAAGATCAATCATTTGGGTAGCCGTAACCCTCGTCTTCACTCAAACGAGATCCTCATTGCCCTAGCCATTACAGCTATGACCAATGAAGACGCTAAGCTTGCTATGCAAGAATTAGGCAAGTTGAAAGGCAGCGAAGCCCATTCAACCGTGATGCTGACAGACGAAGACAAGAACGTCCTTCGCAAGCTCGGTATCAACGTCACCATGGATCCTGTCTACCAATACGATCGCTTATATCGTAAATAAACTCAGACAAACAAAAACAATCCCTGCTCTAGGAATTGTTCAGATTGAAGACAAAGTCTTCTTAAAAAACTTTCCTTAGGTGAGTACGGACGTCAGCGAACTTCTATGAAGTTCCATGACTAATTATTGAGCCTAAGGTCTCAATAATTCCGAGTGCCTGAAACTGAGTCGTTTCAGGCACTTTTCTCACGGCTGAAAGTTTCAGAATATGATTGAATAACTATAACGAGTATAATTTTTAAAGAATTGATTAAATTTTATTAAAGATTCGTTTCTCTACGCTCTCAACAATCCCTCGAACAGGGATTGTTTTTTATTATGATGCAAAGAAGAGAGACTATTTGACAGCCTCCCATAATTGGCGAATGGGCTTTCTTTGAACAGGGTCCACAAAATGAGGAGCAATTTCATTCAAAGACTCTAGGACAAAGGCACGTTCTGCCACATAAGGATGCGGCAAGATCAAGTTTGGACTGTAACAAATGGTGTCCTCCATATAGAGCAGATCTAGATCGATCACACGTGGCCCCCACTTGATCTCACGGACACGCCCCATTTCCTGCTCAATGGCAAGTAAGGTCTCTAGTAAATCCTCTGGGGTCATC of Streptococcus sp. S5 contains these proteins:
- a CDS encoding thioredoxin family protein — protein: MIIPSSIEEIASYVEQDGKKVFVFSADWCGDCRYLKPFLPEIETENPEFTFILIDRDAYMDLAKVWDVYGIPSLVVLEKDKEIGRFVNRDRKTKAQITAFLAGLK
- a CDS encoding DUF4651 domain-containing protein; translated protein: MKAKKIILSSLALASAGALAAGVYKIAKDQKRLRTQEELVAEVREQMEAMGTIATLYVELYESSEERLVGGVIFEDERHYRFVYEDGLLHYEEEKL
- the pepA gene encoding glutamyl aminopeptidase; this encodes MTDLFSKIKEVTEIPAISGHEAPVRDYLRQQLTPHVDEIVTDGLGGIFGVKHSTAADAPRILVAAHMDEVGFMISEIKADGTFRVVPIGGWNPMVVSSQRFKLFTRDGREYPAISGSVPPHLTRGTGGPTVPAISDIVFDAGFSSKAEAESYGVRPGDTLVPDSSAILTANGKNVISKAWDNRYGVLMVSELAKSLSGQALNNELYVGANVQEEVGLRGAHTSTTKFDPEIFLAVDCSPAADVFGDQGAIGEGTLLRFYDPGHIMLPNMKDFLLTTAEEAGIKFQYYCAKGGTDAGAAHLKNGGVPSTTIGVCARYIHSHQTLYAMDDFLQAQAFLQALVKKLDRSTVDLIKHY
- a CDS encoding DUF1846 domain-containing protein; protein product: MKKQAFSSEKYLNLQRDHIIERINQFDGKLYLEFGGKMLEDFHAARVLPGYEPDNKIKLLQELRDQVEIVIAINANNIEHSKARGDLGISYDQEVLRLIDKFNELGIFVGSVVITQYAGQAAADAFRKQLDKSGIASYLHYPIKGYPTDMDHIISPEGMGKNDYIKTSRNLVVVTAPGPGSGKLATCMSNMYHDQLNGIKSGYAKFETFPVWNLPLHHPVNLAYEAATADLDDVNMIDPFHLQTYGETTVNYNRDIEIFPVLKRMLERILGTSPYASPTDMGVNMVGFAIVDNDAAIEASQQEIIRRYYQTILDVKAERVGEGAVKKIELLMNDLGITPNDRKVTVLARQKEEETGEPALALELPNGEMVTGKTSDLFGPTAALLINAIKKLAHIDKETKLIEPEYVQPIQGLKINHLGSRNPRLHSNEILIALAITAMTNEDAKLAMQELGKLKGSEAHSTVMLTDEDKNVLRKLGINVTMDPVYQYDRLYRK